The genomic segment AAGAAAAAGTCGGACGGTAAACACATGCTGTTCTACACCGCCGACGGCAAGAAGATGTTCCCGTCTATGCGGCCCTGGATGATCAGCCACTGACCATTGCTTTCACGTGTTTGGCCCCCTTGAGGGGCCTTTTTTATGTGGACCTGTCCATCAGGTATTGTCTTGTTTGTAATACCCCTATATAGTGACCAAATCCTTGGTTAACTACCATATATTGTGATCAAACTCTGATCATTTTGATCGCAGGGTAGTCGGGAATCCGGTGAGAATCCGGAACTGACGCGCAGCGGTATTGGGGAACGAGCGTGGCAAGATGACACTGGCGCAAGTCGGGAAGTCGCCACGTTAGGCAGAGCTGAAAGGTTCACGCCCCTGAGTCCGAAGACCTGCCAGGGATCAGAAGCCCCCCATGGGTTTCTGGACTGCACCTTCGCGATTCAAGGGTGAGCAGATTGGTCAGGCCTGCCTGTATTCGGGGCAAGGTGTGCCACTGCGTTCGCGAGGGTGAAACGGAACCAACGCGAATTCAGGAGAGCACCATGACAGCCACTGCCATTGCCGAACCCCCGGCCCCCGCTACCGATACCCAATCCCTTCAAGTTATTAAACGCAACGGCACCCTGGTTGGATTCAATCCCGCCAAAATCAGTGTGGCGGTGACCAAAGCGTTCCTGGCCGTGGAAGGCGATAAAGCCGCCGGCTCTGCCCGCATCAACGACGCCGTGCATCGGGTAACCGAACAGGTGGTGCAGGCCATCAGCCGGCGCCTGAAAGCCGGTGGCAAAGTGCATATTGAAGACATTCAGGACCAGGTGGAACTGGCCCTGATGCGGGCCGAAGAGCAAAAGGTGGCCCGGGCTTACGTGCTCTACCGGGAAGAACACGCCCGCAAGCGCGCCAGTGAAGAACCGGTGGAAGCGCACCCGCACCTGACCGTGAAAAAGAGCGACGGTAGCATCGCGCCGCTGGATCTGGGACTGATGAAACAGCAGGTAGAGCAGGCCGCCACCGGGCTGGACGGCATTGACGGCGAATCCCTGGTGGAAGACGCCCTGCGCAACCTGTACGACGGTATCGAGGGCACCGAAGTGCTGACCGCGCTGATCATGACCGCCCGGGGCCGCATTGAGCGGGAACCGGACTACAGCGCCGTGACCGCCCGCCTGCTGCTGGAACAGCTGCGGCTGGAAGCCGCCGAGGCCCTGGGCCTGCCCCGCAACCAGACGCTGGCGGAGACTTATCCACAGGCGCTGACAGCGTTTATCCACGCCGGTATCCGCTACGAATTGTTGGACGAAGCCCTGGCGGCCTTTGATCTGGAACGCCTGGCCGAAGCCCTGAAGCCCGAGCGGGATCTGCAATTTGGCTTCCTCGGCCTGCAAACCCTGTACGACCGCTACTTCCTGCACTGGAACAAAGCCCGCCTGGAACTGCCCCAGGTGTTCTTCATGCGTGTGGCCATGGGCCTGGCCCTGCGGGAAGACGATCCCAACGCCCGCGCCATCGAATTCTACAACCTGCTGTCCAGCTTTGATTACATGGCCAGCACGCCCACCCTGTTCAACAGCGGCACCCGCCATTCCCAGTTGTCCTCCTGCTACCTGACCACCGTGCAAGACGACCTGGAAGGCATCTACGGCGCCATCAAGGATAACGCGCTGCTCTCCAAATGGGCCGGCGGCCTGGGCAACGACTGGACGCCAGTACGTGCGCTGGGCTCCCACATCAAAGGCACCAACGGCCAGAGCCAGGGCGTGGTGCCCTTCCTGAAAGTGGTCAACGACACCGCGGTGGCGGTGAACCAGGGCGGCAAGCGCAAAGGCGCCGTGTGTGCCTACCTGGAAAGCTGGCACCTGGACATCGAAGAATTCCTGGAACTGCGCAAAAACACCGGCGACGAACGCCGCCGCACCCACGACATGAACACCGCCAACTGGGTGCCGGATTTGCTGATTGAGCGCATGCGCGAAGACCGCGACTGGACCCTGTTTTCCCCAAGCGATGCGCCAGACCTGCATGACCTGTACGGCAACGCCTTCCGGGAACGCTACGAGCATTACGAAGCGCTGGCGGAGCAAGGCAAGATCAAGCTGTTCAAGAAAATCCCCGCCAAGCAGCTGTGGCGCAAAATGCTCACCGTGCTGTTTGAAACCGGCCACCCCTGGATCACCTTCAAAGACCCCTGCAACCTGCGTTCCCCGCAGCAGCACCAGGGCGTAGTGCACAGCTCCAACCTGTGCACCGAAATCACCCTGAACACCAGCGCCGACGAAATCGCCGTATGCAACCTGGGCTCGGTCAACCTGGCCGCCCACATCGCCAACGGCGAGCTGGACGTACAGCGCCTTGAACGCACCGTGACCACCGCCGTGCGCATGCTCGATAACGTCATCGATATCAACTTCTACGCCGTACCCCAGGCGAAGAACTCCAACCTCAAACACCGCCCCGTGGGCCTGGGCCTGATGGGCTTTCAGGACGCCCTCTACCAACTGGGCCTGCCATACACCAGCCCGGAAGCCGTCGAGTTTGCTGATGTGGCCATGGAACAACTGAGCTACTTCGCCATCCGCGCCTCCGCCACCCTGGCCGGCGAACGGGGTGCCTATGAAACCTACGAAGGCTCCCTCTGGCAGCAAGGCAT from the Marinobacter sp. LQ44 genome contains:
- a CDS encoding ribonucleoside-diphosphate reductase subunit alpha, translating into MTATAIAEPPAPATDTQSLQVIKRNGTLVGFNPAKISVAVTKAFLAVEGDKAAGSARINDAVHRVTEQVVQAISRRLKAGGKVHIEDIQDQVELALMRAEEQKVARAYVLYREEHARKRASEEPVEAHPHLTVKKSDGSIAPLDLGLMKQQVEQAATGLDGIDGESLVEDALRNLYDGIEGTEVLTALIMTARGRIEREPDYSAVTARLLLEQLRLEAAEALGLPRNQTLAETYPQALTAFIHAGIRYELLDEALAAFDLERLAEALKPERDLQFGFLGLQTLYDRYFLHWNKARLELPQVFFMRVAMGLALREDDPNARAIEFYNLLSSFDYMASTPTLFNSGTRHSQLSSCYLTTVQDDLEGIYGAIKDNALLSKWAGGLGNDWTPVRALGSHIKGTNGQSQGVVPFLKVVNDTAVAVNQGGKRKGAVCAYLESWHLDIEEFLELRKNTGDERRRTHDMNTANWVPDLLIERMREDRDWTLFSPSDAPDLHDLYGNAFRERYEHYEALAEQGKIKLFKKIPAKQLWRKMLTVLFETGHPWITFKDPCNLRSPQQHQGVVHSSNLCTEITLNTSADEIAVCNLGSVNLAAHIANGELDVQRLERTVTTAVRMLDNVIDINFYAVPQAKNSNLKHRPVGLGLMGFQDALYQLGLPYTSPEAVEFADVAMEQLSYFAIRASATLAGERGAYETYEGSLWQQGILPIDSINLLKENRREGDLSLNTNSRLDWTPVRELIAKHGMRNSNVMAIAPTATISNIVGVSQSIEPAYQNLFVKSNLSGEFTVVNPSLVRDLKAEGLWDNVMVNDLKYFDGSVQQIDRIPPVLKARYATAFEIDPRWLVEAAARRQKWLDQAQSLNLYMAEPSGKKLDALYQLAWERGLKTTYYLRSLGATGAEKSAPVAAPQPQVCSIDEPDCEACQ